One segment of Polypterus senegalus isolate Bchr_013 chromosome 8, ASM1683550v1, whole genome shotgun sequence DNA contains the following:
- the LOC120533553 gene encoding gastrula zinc finger protein XlCGF49.1-like, producing the protein MIGHGGQGLCRCPVCGKHFFDKSHLRRHKRIHTGEKPYCCSECGKCFSQSSHLQTHMRVHKGERPFSCSECGKRFSQKSHLKTHMRVHTGEQPFSCSECGKRFSQTGRLQQHMKVHTGEQPFSCSECGKRFSSSSKHLKHLRVHTGEKPYCCPECGKRLYDTSNLLRHAGVHNKDHL; encoded by the coding sequence ATGATTGGTCACGGAGGACAGGGTTTATGTCGTTGTCCAGTATGtggtaaacatttttttgacAAGAGCCATCTTCGCagacacaaaagaattcacactggagagaaaccatattgctgttctgaatgtggcaaatgttTCTCACAATCAAGCCATCTTCAGACACACATGAGAGTGCACAAAGGAGAACGGCCAttttcctgttctgaatgtggcaaacggttTTCACAAAAAAGCCATCTTAAGACACACATGAGAGTGCACACAGGAGAACAGCCAttttcctgttctgaatgtggcaaacggttCTCACAAACAGGCCGTCTTCAGCAACACATGAAAGTGCACACAGGAGAACAGCCAttttcctgttctgaatgtggcaaacgattttcaAGTAGCAGTAAACATCTGAAGCATTTAAGAGTTCACACTGGTGAGAAGCCCtattgctgtcctgaatgtggcaaaagacTTTACGACACAAGCAATCTTCTGCGTCATGCAGGAGTCCACAATAAAGACCATCTTTAG